The nucleotide sequence aacccaaaagactTTCGGAGGACACGTGGAGATGAGgaaggggcaggggctggggtcagCCACGTCACAAGCGGTGGGGCTGGATTTGGCCATGGCTTTTTGGCCAGATACGTTAAAGAGTGCTGTGGAGGACACAGAAGAGATGGAGACGCCCAAGAATGAAATTATAAGGCTGCATATTTCAGAGATACCGGCAGAATCGCCTTGGAGGGGAactggggacagggcagggatAAAAGCAGGCAGAAGAAGGACAAAGGAGCTACCAAGTGGCTTCAAAACCTTGAAGACCACTAGGTTTTTGCACCACGTAGGTGCCATGAGCCTCTTCCCTGGCTACACAGGGAAGCAGAGAGATGGGCAGGCTCAAGCTCCGTCTCCGGCTTTTGTGTAGCTTTGCCAATTAATTAGGTGCCTCGAGAAGGTGCCCAGGGAAGTCATGCCTTGGCATGAACCGGCAGCACCATAGGGCTGCCGCGTCAATTGGCTTGGTGCAACTGGCATCTGGGGTGCCGGCATCCCTGGGGACAGGGTCAAAACCACAGGAGCCAGAGGCTCAGCATCCAGCTGTTTCACCAGCGATGTTTTGCCCAGAAAAAGCCTTTCATCTTTAAAGCGGTTTGCAAATCATCACTAATTGCATCCGTGCAGGTGCCAGGAGGCAAACAAAGCTTAATTGGGGCATGCAGAAGGCTCAGATCCTCTCCAGATAGGCAAGCTTTgagtttctcttcccttcatGTGCAGCACCCCCGGGCAGAGAGCGGGTCTGGACTTCCATCCCGCCGCCTCGCTGCTGGACAGGGACCTGTCTGCAGGACCGTGGTGCAATACTGGTGCCCAGCTGGGCTAGGAGGTGGAGGTTTTTCAGCTGGTTGACTTCTCACCCGTGGTTCTGGAATGTGGATAGCAGCTCCATGTTCATGCACGCGTCTCCGGAGGCGAGCAGAGGAGGAGGCATCGGTGCACATGTGTAACCCGAACATTGAGCACCCCTGTTCGGCATTGATTTGGGAAATCAAAGCCTTTCTCTGTGCTCGCCCCCAAAGCATCATCCTGCCAGCTCCCCACTTCTCAAGGTCCCTTAGCATCCTCACGGCACCTGCGATGGTCCTTGCTTTCTGCCACGGCGATGTGGCCGCTCTGCCCAGGCCTGGCAGGCTTGACTTGGGATCACCCTGTCCCCAAAAACCCCATCCTCTTCCCTGTCCCCAGTGACATACATCCCGGCACAGCGCCAGCGAGCATAGAGCCAGCATGGCATCAGCTCCATCCCTGACGAGCACAGAGCCAGCGTGGCATCAGCTCCTTCCCTGCTGGCCCAGGGACCTGTGGCTGTCACCTCCCCATGGAGGTGACCTCATGCTGGGTACAGTAGCCCCCCCCAGGACTGAAGCGATCAGAAAGAGCCAAGCCTGTGATCATGCTGCCCGTGTTTATTTGgtcccagccctgcagaggtAGCACGTGGCATGAACGTGGGTCCACGCCATCTCCCACCTCCAGCCAGAGTCTCCCAGGGGTGTTGGGGTCCCTGAAGGGGTTCGGTCTGATCCCCATCGCCCCTCTTGCCCCGTGGGGGACAGGATGGAGGAGCTCATCCCCAGCCAGGCTGCTAGTCCTCGGCCATGTCACGAGCCCGGTTGGTGGCCGCCTCCACAGCATTCATGACGGTGGCCCGTAGCGCGCCCTTCTCCAGCTGGTGCAGTGCGTGGATGGTGGTACCCCCGGGCGTGCAGACATCTCCTCGCAGCTTCGCCGGGTGCTCCCCTGACTCCAGCATCATCTTCGCTGCACCCTACGGGAGACCAGGGTGGGTAAGAGAGAAGGGGACCTCCCAAATCCCATTCTCCTTGCCCAGGGATTGGACGGCGGCATCCTCCCATCGCCCACACCTCGTGGCAGATGACGAGGTGCCAAAGCATCTCTCCCACTACTGTGCCCTTTCCTGTCTCCTGGTGGCCTCATCTTTGGTTTcaagaggggaaactgaggcaagaggCCATCCAGTGCCTCCTCCCTCGCTCTGCCACcctgctgggtgctgcagagccCAGGGCAGCGATGGAGATGGGGTGCCCAAGCCaggtgggagctgtggggcaggagagagagGAGCAATGCTGGGTGTCCCCAAGTGACAGCACCGACTTACCAGCAGCGTCTGAGCCGCGATCCTGCTGGCTAAGCTGCCCGGCATGCCCATCTTCACCGCTCCCTCAGCCAAAGCTTCGGCAAACAGGTAGACCTGGGGGAGAAGAGCATCGAGGGTTAGCACGGCAAAAGGTGGGACTCCAAGCCCCAGCTCCGCACGGGTGGGATTTCTGCCGGCATCCTGTGTCCCGCCGGTGAGCCGGTGCCCACCGAGCATGGGTGCTTACGTAGGCCACCCCGCTGCCGCTGAGGCCGGTGTGGATGTTGATGTAGGATTCGGGGACCTCCTCGCAGAGCCCGCAGGAGGACAGCAGGCTCTTCAGCAGGGCGGCTTCCTCGTCACCGGCACCACTGCCCCGGGCGAAGACCATCGCCCCTGCCTGCACCACACACGGCAGGTTGGGCATGAGCCGCAGCACCTTGGTCCCGGCGGGGAGAAGCTGAGGAGAGATGGGGATGGGAGGAGAGGTGCCAGCTCCGGGCAGCACCCAAAGGTGCCCTGAGACACCGGTGGGTATCACCCATTGGGACTGTCGGAGAAGCGTGGTCCATGgggaaaggacctggggatgcAACCCGAGTGGGGACAGAGCTACAGCAGCGTGTCCTTCTCCACGGGCCTGGGTGCaaatggaaggaggaggaggaggaggaggaggagaaggctcaCCCGCTGCAGTGTCTGGAGGGTGACGCCAGCCACCAGCGAGACAACGATGTGGTGGGATCCCACAGCGGGACGGATCTCCTGCAGGACGCCCGGCAGGATGTGGGGTTTGGTGGCCAGGAAGACCAGGGTGCtctcctgcagcacctccaggtTGCAGTGCGTGGTCCGGCAGCCCGACTCCTGCCAGCGGGCAGGGAGAGGTGTCACAGCccggcaccccccacccccggcagccCCCATGGGCAAGGCACGTTTTCATGCAGGGACACAGCTTGGGGACCCGTTCCAGCCACAAAGCCACTGAGGCTTTGCCTAGATTTTGCCCAGATCTGAGAAGGATGAGCCAAAGCCCTGCATGGGGGGGAAAGGGTACCCCGAAATTGTGACAAGGGACACCCCAACATGCCTCCCGCTGCCACGGCCACCGAGCGGGGTAGCTTGTCATCCCGCATTCCCACTTACCCGCCAGGCATCCAGGTTTTTGTCTGAGGGAGCGCtggccaggatgctgctggctggTACCTTCCCTTGGGGAACATGGGGACCAGGGTGAGCAGCCGGGGTGGCCCCAGGGTGGTGGGGACACCCCAGCGCAGCCCGGGCACCCTGATCTCAGCCGGGGTGTGCTCCTCTCCTCCAAACCCAGCCTGATCAGCCTGGGAGACATGGAGCAAAGGGGCCGAGGCCGGATCCTGCCAGTCCGGCATAAGTCCCCCATGGGTCAGCACGGGCACCCCACAGGGATGGCTGTGGGCACCCCATTGTGCCACAGTGCAGTGACAAGGGAGGTGACCCCAAAAGCAGGGACCATCTCCCAGCTTCTGAGTATGGTCAGGGCCATCCCCACACTGCGCTATGGGGCAGGGACAACCAAGGACACCCGGGGAGGAGGGACAGGGCTGTGTCCCCGCTATCTGTGGGGCAGGGACCCCGAGGAGGGGAACAGGACAGGGCTGTCCCCACGTCTCCACAGTGATCTGTGCAACAGGGACCCCCATGGAGGGCAGGGACCCCGGGGAaggggacaggacagggctgtccccatgtccccacatctcTCTATGGGGCAGGGACCTGAtggagggggacaggacagggctgtccccatgtccccacgtctcTCTACGGGGCAGGGACCCCCGGGGAGGGCAAGGACCCCACggagggggacaggacagggctgtccccatgtccccacatctcTCTATGGGATAGGGAcccccggggagggcagggaccccacggagggggacaggacagggctgtccccatgtccccacatctcTCTACGGGGCAGGGACCCCCGGGGAGGGCAAGGACCCCACGGAGGGGTACAGGACAgggctgtccccatgtccccacatctcTCTACGGGGCAGGGAcccccggggagggcagggaccCCACGGAGGGGGTCAGGACAgggctgtccccatgtccccacgtctcTCTACGGGGCAGGGACCCCCTGTCCGCCCCCCCTTGCCCGTACCTGCCCGCAGCAGCCCCCGGGCCAGGCCGCCCGCCATCCGCCCGGCACCCACGAATCCCACCCGCAGCTCCGCCGCCTCCATCCCGCCGGCCGCCGCGCGGGCACGCCCCGCCCCCTTCAGGCCACGCCCACCCCCTCCGAACAGCCATTGGCAGAGTTCTGCCCGCCCCTGCTCGCCCATTGGCGGCGCCTGGCTATAAGAGGCGGggcctgagaaaaaaaaaagggggcggggaGCTGCGCAGGTGCCACGTGGGGGCGGTGGCTGTGTCCGGGGTGGAGCCGCTCAGCGTCACGcgtggggacacccccccacccccccgtggAAAAGGGGGACACACGACACGGTCCCCAACCCTTGCCACCCACCCCCAGGACTGGGGTCAACGTCACTGGTACAACTGGGTGtattgggaaggggggggggaagggtgtccCCCAAACCTCTCCTTGGATTTGGGGCGCTGCTCCCGGCTTCGGGGTGCCACCCACCCCTTTTCTCCCCCgcaggacccccaccaccaccatgttGTCCCGGAGTCGCTGGGCTTTGCTGTTTCTCTGTGTtactgctgggttttttgggtGGCTGGGCCTCGGCACCCTCCCAGAGGAGTTGCGGACCCCCCCCAGAGCTGGGGAtcccccccccacatccccttCGAGGTGACCACGGGTGACGACCGGTTCCAGGCTGAAGCCACGAGCTGGGAGCTGTCGCCTCTGGACTCCTGCCACTGTCAGGTGTGGCCGTGGGGCTCCCTCCTGGGAAATGGGGGTCCCCAGGACCCCTCACCCTGGGCAACTGCTTTGCCTGGTGTGGGGTGCCCTGTGCTGGCATGGgatggtttttttggggggggggggggaggccaaGTGCTGGGGTGGGCTCACACCTTTCTCCTTATTTCACACCCAAAACCAACCTCTCCGTACCCCCACCCTGGCCGTGTcaggagcacccatgggtgctgagcTCTGCTGACACCAGTGCTGCCGCCAGGTCGTGGTGCGGCTCCGCTCGTCCTGTGCCAACctgagtgaggaggaggaggagaaggaggacgTGGCCAAGCTGGGGGTAGACTTGGTCAACTGCCCGGCCAGCGTCGAGGGTCTCCGGATGTACCCCTGCACGCCAGACATGGTAAAGTGCCAGAACAGGGCATCCCAAATCCTATTCTCTCCAATTCTACCCCAAATCCAATGCAATCTGCcatccccccccaaatcccaaactTTGTAGCCGCAGAGCCCGAGCTGCACCCAGCCACCTCTGCTCAGCCCCTCATCCTTGTTTTGGGGTAAAACCAGCCCTGTTTAGCCAATTTCCCTTGTGGCAGGTGGTTTCCACTCCTGATCCCCCTCCCACACCCTCGCTTCCAAAGGCTTTTCCAAACCCTCTTTCCCCAGCGCCATGGGATGGAGGTTAAACACTGGGGGCTCGTTTTGGAATGCTGAGGGAGTGCCCATGGGGAGACCCATCAACCACCTCCTACGGTGGTGGTGGGCATCGccatggggggctgtggggccacCCCCCCATCACCAGCATCCCAATATTCACcccaggaggggcaggaggaacaGCCGGCTGGGTGGCTGCGGCAGAGACCGGAGACCCCCATCCACCCCAGCCTGCAACGACCGGCACTGGGTGAGACCCTCATCACCGACGGGCGGCACTGGGTGGCCCAGCTCATGGAGGACATCACCCAGCGGATGGGTAAGAGCCACCAGCTGGAATGCTACTACATCCCCACGTCCCACCTTGGGGACCGACCCAACCTCTTGTGCCTCCCTACAGGGAACGTGAGCAGCCGAGGGGCCGTGGGGCTCCGGGAAGGGCACCGGGTTGTCCTGTCTGACATCCACCATGCACATGAAAAAGATCAGGATGTCTATTCCCAACTAGGTGGGCACAGCAAACCCCATTCCCATCTTTTTTTTGCACTGGGACACCTCTGGGTGCAGCTCTTCCAGTGGAGAGGCTCATCCTGATGCCGTATCCGTCTCCTCCACGTGCAGAGAGCGACCTGGCCCTTCTCCTGGCCCAGCAGCGCCGGGTGGAGGAGGTGATGGAGAAGCTGCAGCAGGTCAACCAGAGCCTGGGGCTGATGCTGGCGACCATGGAGGATGCACGGAGCCGGCTGGAGATCCATCTGCAGCACCTCCACGCCGACCTCAACCCAGCTGGTGAGctggggatgggtgctggagGGTGGATGGGTGCCGGTGGGTGCCAACGCCAGGCTCTTGCTCCCTGTCCCGCAGGTTGGAGCCCAAGTGCCATCTCCACCTGCATCCTACACGGCTCCTACTTTGTCCTGCTGGTCGCACTACTGGTGCCCATGCTGCCCCgtgccatcctcctcctcttcttcctcgccTCCAGCACCCTCGGCGAGCTCCTTGGCATCCCGGCACTCTCCGCTTTCCTGGCCcttgccgtggcaggtggggacgggtCGGGGGGGACACCTGAGTGGGCCCACGCTGCCCTGGGGGTGCTacgggggtgggctggggggtgctctgccctctcccacccTCTCGCTTCCCTGCAGGGCAGTGGCTGGTGGCAGCCACCCGCCGCGGTGCTGGGGGAGCCTGGCTGGTGCTTCCCTGCAAGGACCCCCATCACCGGCTCACCTCCACCCCGGATAGGTAGGAGATGGTTGGGGGAGGATGGGAACGTGCGTGGCACCCTTGGGAACTGGTAGGACCCAGCCTTGGGCACCCATCCTGGATGTCCCATCCTGCTGCCATCTGGCAGAGGTCCCCAGGGTGGGGTGCTGGTCCCCAAGAGGGGGCAGGACGCATCTTGATGGCTTGCCTGCAACTTTCGGGCACCTCATCCCAGCTCTCTGCCCTGTTTCAGCCTTGGAGGAGGGTGTGGGGAGGCTGGAGAGGGGGCTGCCATCGTGATGGGGGTGAAGAAGGAACCACGAAGGTGGTAGAGCTCCAGGTTTCCTTCTTCCCGTGTAGGGAGCACAGAATGGAGCTgttgcaggaggagctggagaggatGGAGATGAGCTGCCTGGAAGGTAAGAGCTGGCCGGGCAGGGGGACATGGAAGAGATAACCATGAGGTGGGAGGTGTGGTGGCTGTAGGACAGGGGTCTGAAGCCCCAGCATATCCCCATCCTGTGCTGGAGCATGTGCGTtaccccagtgtccccaggctATTCTAGGGGATGTGCACCACCTCAGGTTGTCCCCATCCAACACCTGGGGACAGCAGGTCTGGAAGTGTGTCACCACCCATGCCATGTTCTTGCAGAGCCCTCGTGCCTGGAGCAGCCCCCAGGGATGGCAGGGGACACCCCTTGCTTAGCAGGGTGGGTGTCACCCATCTGCGGTGCCTGGAGGACAAAGCTGAGCTCGTGTGGGGTAAGCCTGAGCTGAGGGGGATGTCCCCAGGTCCCCAGGTTGGGCCAGACCTTTCTCCTAGGGGCCAGCTGGGTCCCCCTGAGGGTCAGTTTCTCTAGGGCTGGGGTGTCCTCATCGTGACTGCACCTCTGGGTGCTGGACACCCTAGTGAGAGAGGGGCCAGGGCTGAGGATGTGACACCTAAAGATGACTTTTGGGTGGAGGGGTGCGTCCTTCAAGGATGGCCAAGGCACCCATCCTGTATGACCCACATGTCCCCTGGGTACAACTCCTGCAGCACAGGAGGGTCACTTGGGATGGATGATGCCCTGTCTAAACCCTTTCTTCCCCAACCAGGTGATGCTGGAGCCGGCCCTGGGTACTGGGAAACGCTGGGAGCCCAAACCCTGCAACCTGAGCCAGTCTCTGGCCAGCAACTTGTGAGTACCAACCATAGAGGACGTCCCTTCTCCAGGGACACCAGGGGCTGGCGTCACCTTGGGCTGCAGCCAGTGACCTGCCAGTGGGGGGACAGCCCTGTTGGGGGCTTCCTGGGGTGCTGATGGGTCTCTCCTCCGTAGGTCCTTGCTGTCCCCACGGT is from Accipiter gentilis chromosome 2, bAccGen1.1, whole genome shotgun sequence and encodes:
- the PYCR3 gene encoding pyrroline-5-carboxylate reductase 3, whose product is MEAAELRVGFVGAGRMAGGLARGLLRAGKVPASSILASAPSDKNLDAWRESGCRTTHCNLEVLQESTLVFLATKPHILPGVLQEIRPAVGSHHIVVSLVAGVTLQTLQRLLPAGTKVLRLMPNLPCVVQAGAMVFARGSGAGDEEAALLKSLLSSCGLCEEVPESYINIHTGLSGSGVAYVYLFAEALAEGAVKMGMPGSLASRIAAQTLLGAAKMMLESGEHPAKLRGDVCTPGGTTIHALHQLEKGALRATVMNAVEAATNRARDMAED
- the LOC126050662 gene encoding protein brambleberry-like, which encodes MGVPRTPHPGQLLCLVVVRLRSSCANLSEEEEEKEDVAKLGVDLVNCPASVEGLRMYPCTPDMEGQEEQPAGWLRQRPETPIHPSLQRPALGETLITDGRHWVAQLMEDITQRMGNVSSRGAVGLREGHRVVLSDIHHAHEKDQDVYSQLESDLALLLAQQRRVEEVMEKLQQVNQSLGLMLATMEDARSRLEIHLQHLHADLNPAGWSPSAISTCILHGSYFVLLVALLVPMLPRAILLLFFLASSTLGELLGIPALSAFLALAVAGQWLVAATRRGAGGAWLVLPCKDPHHRLTSTPDREHRMELLQEELERMEMSCLEEPSCLEQPPGMAGDTPCLAGWVSPICGAWRTKLSSCGVMLEPALGTGKRWEPKPCNLSQSLASNLSLLSPRSPCQGLTKAGQQCRKKAIPGQDFCHVHSTC